The nucleotide window GCTCTTGCTGGGCTACCTGGCGTTCAAGAAATACCCCATCGAGAAGTAAGGGGGATTACTTAAGCTGGGCCGACATTAAAGCTGTTATAATGGAGGTAGAGGCCAAAGGCACATGAGGGCATTATGATTCGCGTTCAAGTTCCACCAGAGTTGCTCATTTGGGCCTGTAAACGTGCCGGGCTGGATGTTGATTCGTTGTCGCAAAAGGGGTCTTTTCGCAAGCTCCCGGACTGGATAAGCGGAGAGGCGCGCCCGACCCTTAAGCAGCTTGAGGTCTTCGCAAAGGCGACCCATGCACCCTTTGGATATTTTTTTCTACAAGAACCTCCGAAAGAATCCGTTCCCATCCCTGACCTTCGTACTGTCGGGAATCAGTATATCGGGCATCCGAGCCCCGACCTCCTGGATACCATCTATATATGCCAGCAACGTCAAGAGTGGTATCGCGATTTCGCGCGAACAATGGGAAACGTACCGCTGCCCTTTGTTGGTTCCGACACCGTAAAATCCGACGTAATACAGGTTGCAGAGAATATCCGACAGTCGCTTGGCTTCAGCGTGGAGCAGCGCCGTAATATGTCCACTTGGACCGATGCCTTGCGCCATTTCATCGGACAGGCAGACTCTTTCGGCATCATGGTCATGGTGAGTGGAATTGTGGGCAGCAATACACGTCGCCCGCTTGATCCGCAGGAATTTCGCGGATTTGCGCTTTCCGACCCCTTGGCTCCTTTAGTTTTTATCAACGGAAAGGACACCAAGGCGGCGCAGATGTTCACCCTTGCCCACGAGCTGGCTCATATCTGGCTTGGGGAATCCGCACTGTCCGATGTCACTCCGACAACGATGCCTTCCCGTGCTGTGGAGGCCTGGTGCAATAAGGTGGCTGCCGAGCTGCTGGTTCCAATTGCCGATCTTCTACAGGCTTATAAAAGCAAGAACGACCTGCGTATGGAAATGGACCGCCTAGCGCGTCGGTTTAAAGTCAGCACGCTTGTGATTCTCAGAAGGCTCCATGATGCGGCCAAGCTGTCCCGAGATGAATATTGGAATATCTACGACGATGAGTTGGAAAGGCTTCGTGCAATTGCAGCCTCTAAAGGCAAAGGGGGCGATTTCTATTTATCTTTACCTGCCCGGGTAAGCAAACGCTTTGCACGGGCCATTGTTATTAGCACTTTGGAAGGCCAGACGCTGCATCGCGATGCGTTTCGTTTACTGGGCTTTCGTCAGCTGGCGACATTTCATGAGCTTGGTCATCAATTAGGGGTTGCTTGATGGCCTATATTCTTGACGCGAACGTGTTCATCCAGGCGAAGAATCTCCATTATGGGTTTGATTTTTGCCCGGCGTTTTGGGATTGGCTTATTGAAAACAATACGAAAAACAAGGTTTTTAGCATCGAGAAAGTCGGCGACGAAATCCACGCCGGTAATGATGAGCTTGCGACATGGGCGGCGCAACGAGGCACAGGGTTTTTTCTGAAACCAGACTCAGCCATGTTGTCTGCGCTGGGCGAGGCAAGCAATTGGGCGGTGGGACAGGATTACGATCCCGCAGCGGTGAATACCTTTTTTCAGGTAGCAGACTATTATCTGGTGGCCTTCGCACTTGCTCACGGACATACGGTTGTAACCCATGAAGTAGCTGCTCCATCTATTAAAAAGATTAAGATACCTAACGCCTGCATTGGTTTGAATGTAAAGTGTATTAGCCCCTATGAAATGTTGCGCACAGAGCGCGCCCGCTTCGTTCTTGGACCAAACAGATGAAAAAGATGCGGAGATCCAGTGACACGAAACTTAATTATCTTATAAGTAACTGCTCTATAAGGGTTAAAAGATGTCGGTCGTCAACCGTCAATTAAGTATCGTGTCCCCATAACTCGCCCCGAAATTGGGCAGCTTAGCTGAACAAGTCAGGCACGGACGATGAGTGCAACAGTAGTCTTCCTTTTTGCCGACACAAATCTCTTTCTCCAGTGCCTACCACTGAAGCAACTAGATTGGTCCCCGTGGTCGGCCTTCAATGAAGTGAACTTGATCATTTCAAGTCCGGTTCTGCGTGAGATCGACCAACTGAAACTCAGAGGCAACGACCGCCCAGGAAGCCGTGCTAGGTCTACATCGAGTCTGTTGCGGCAAATTACGAGAGGAGAACAGCCCTACCTCGTAAAGGAAAGCGACCCCTGCGTGAAGCTGCTCATCAAGGCAGAATGCGCACCTAGCACCGACCTTGAAGATCGCCTAGACTATAATGAGCGTGACCACCAACTGATCGGAACGGTTCATAAGTTCGCAGCAGAAAATCCTGATGATGAAGTTTGCCTATTGACACACGATACAATTCCTCTGGTTATGGCCCAGTCCCTCGGCCTTGCAACCGCTATGATCCCCGATAACTGGCTTTTACCGCCAGAAAAATCAAAAGATGAAAAAAGGATTATAAAACTCGAAAGCGAGCTAACCCGGCTGAAAAATTCTGAGCCGCAATTTCAGATAAACTGCTTGAACGCCGATGGTGAAAAAATCGAGAAGCTCGATTATGGGCTCGTGAGTCATACGCCTTTGATTGAAGAACAGGTTCAGGAGTTGATGCAACGAATAGAGAAATTCTTTCCCCCCGAAACGGACTTCAGCTCGCTCGAGACTCCGATTCATGGCCTGAAGAAGAGGTTGTATTCGCCGTTAACAGATGCCGATATAGCCAATTACCATGAACAAGTTTACCCGGAGTGGCTTAGCCAATGTGAAGATATACTACGGCATCATCACGAAGCCCTTAGGCGACAATCGAAGCCTCCAGTTTTCTGTTTTTCAGCGCGCAACACCGGTACCCGACCCGCAAGAGACTCCCTTGTTACGATACTGGCAAAGGGCAAGAAGTTTTCGATCATGCCTTCTGCCAGGAGCAATAACGGGGACGACGAAGAAGTCGCGAGAGAGCAGAACAATTTGGAACTGCCGCTGCCACCGTGTGCGCCTCGTGGCATTTGGAGAATGACTAGAGCCAATGGGATAAAAGCTATTCGGCCGCTATATCAACTACGTTCCGCATTGCGTCAACCTCTGCATGATCGGAACGCCTTCTATTACAAGACAGAACGGGACACAAATTCGAGGTCTTCTTTCCGTCTTGAGTGCGAACAATGGCGCCATGAGGATGTAGATGAAAAATTTGAAGGAGAGTTCTGTATTGACGAAGACGTGAATGAGGTATGTGGTGCTTTGGAATTCCGAATACAGGCAGAGAACCTCTCAACAACGGCGTCGATGTGCGTTCCGGTCTACATCCGAATAACTCGCCCTAGTGCCTATGAAAGCGCGGAAAAATTAGTCTCACGGCTCATTGAAAAGGCCGGTAGGTAAAACCGAAGAAGGTTGCCTCGGTTGAGGGGGAGTTCCGGGGACACCCATAACCGCACTACTTCGCTAAAGCTTCGAAGTGCTACGCTACCTCTTAAAAACGTATTAACCGTTCGGTTTACAGAAAGTGTTATTCGCGTGCCTTGCAGACACCCATTCGCACCGATCCTTTTTGGGCCGTGCATGATTCGATCCACTGGGCGTGCCGCCCAATCAGCATAGCGGCGCAGACAGGCCTTTCCTCCCTGCTCGCCAATCCCCGAAACCGGGCCGGACACAAGGAGTTATAGGGACACGTATTTTAAATGACCGTTGACGGCCGATCCAATTTTGATCTTATATAACAGCGTCTTAGATGATAATTAATGATTGCTTCCCCATAACTCATCCATAACTCTACCCGAAGCAATCACTGCTTTTTCTGGCGGTTTCTCGTTCGCAGCCAGGTGAGATCTTGTAGGAGGAAGTACAAGATCAGGCCCAGGAACAGCACGAGCATGCCGACGTTGAATGTATAGTAGGTATACCACTGGCGCATGTCGGACTTGTAGATCAGTTGGGCGTAGTAGATTGCCGGCAGCAGAAACATGTATAGCGAGACAATCAGGTTGCCTCTTCGTCGGCGGTCCAGGGCCGGGAGTGTGAACAGCAGCGCCCAGACACTCACGTAATATCGGGACAAAATCAGCATTGCGAAGATCGCGGCAAAACCCAGCAGCATCCCGGTGTGATCGTCGCGGCGCAGCATGGCCAGGGCGGTCAGCGCAAGCAGCAACGCCGCGCCCGCGTGATAGGCCGTCTTGTTGCGCTGAATAAGCTCGGCACGCTTTTTTGAGGATACGTACGCGCGGCCCTTGCTGTAGTCGAACACTGACAGGCGGCCTATGCCGACACGGTTGGCGGACTTGATGTGGTTCGCGCTGTGGATCTCGATCTTCTGTTTCCACTCCATCCACGCCCCTGGCCCACGAGCGGTAGTGCTTCCCAGGGCGATCATCAAGATGCAGCTCAGCCCCAGGGCCGTGAGAAACACTGTATAGCGGCGCGCGGGCATCTTCAGCCGCACCACGTCGCGCAGCCAACACAGGGCCGGATGCAGGGCCAGCAGGCCCGGAAACCCGCGCATCATCGCGGCATAGGCCAGGATCGGCGCGGCGGCTATCGGGTGTCCCTTGTGATAAAGGGCCACGGCAGCGACCGTGAGCACCAGCCAGTCGTAATGAAAATAGTTCCCCACCAGCAGACGGTCGTTGCCATGGTAGAGGCAGATCCACAGTGCGCCGACCAGTGTGGCGCGCAGGCCAAAGGCCCACCAGGCGATCAATATCGTCAGCACGTACAGCAGCAGTTCAACGCTGCACAGCAGTTGCAGGGTCGTGGGGTTGCGAATATCCACCGCGTTGAGCAGCGGGCGGTGGATGATCAGCCAGGCCGGAGACGGATTGAAGCCGCGATCACGCAACGGACCG belongs to Candidatus Alcyoniella australis and includes:
- a CDS encoding ImmA/IrrE family metallo-endopeptidase, with amino-acid sequence MIRVQVPPELLIWACKRAGLDVDSLSQKGSFRKLPDWISGEARPTLKQLEVFAKATHAPFGYFFLQEPPKESVPIPDLRTVGNQYIGHPSPDLLDTIYICQQRQEWYRDFARTMGNVPLPFVGSDTVKSDVIQVAENIRQSLGFSVEQRRNMSTWTDALRHFIGQADSFGIMVMVSGIVGSNTRRPLDPQEFRGFALSDPLAPLVFINGKDTKAAQMFTLAHELAHIWLGESALSDVTPTTMPSRAVEAWCNKVAAELLVPIADLLQAYKSKNDLRMEMDRLARRFKVSTLVILRRLHDAAKLSRDEYWNIYDDELERLRAIAASKGKGGDFYLSLPARVSKRFARAIVISTLEGQTLHRDAFRLLGFRQLATFHELGHQLGVA
- a CDS encoding DUF4411 family protein, whose translation is MAYILDANVFIQAKNLHYGFDFCPAFWDWLIENNTKNKVFSIEKVGDEIHAGNDELATWAAQRGTGFFLKPDSAMLSALGEASNWAVGQDYDPAAVNTFFQVADYYLVAFALAHGHTVVTHEVAAPSIKKIKIPNACIGLNVKCISPYEMLRTERARFVLGPNR
- a CDS encoding PIN domain-containing protein, which produces MSATVVFLFADTNLFLQCLPLKQLDWSPWSAFNEVNLIISSPVLREIDQLKLRGNDRPGSRARSTSSLLRQITRGEQPYLVKESDPCVKLLIKAECAPSTDLEDRLDYNERDHQLIGTVHKFAAENPDDEVCLLTHDTIPLVMAQSLGLATAMIPDNWLLPPEKSKDEKRIIKLESELTRLKNSEPQFQINCLNADGEKIEKLDYGLVSHTPLIEEQVQELMQRIEKFFPPETDFSSLETPIHGLKKRLYSPLTDADIANYHEQVYPEWLSQCEDILRHHHEALRRQSKPPVFCFSARNTGTRPARDSLVTILAKGKKFSIMPSARSNNGDDEEVAREQNNLELPLPPCAPRGIWRMTRANGIKAIRPLYQLRSALRQPLHDRNAFYYKTERDTNSRSSFRLECEQWRHEDVDEKFEGEFCIDEDVNEVCGALEFRIQAENLSTTASMCVPVYIRITRPSAYESAEKLVSRLIEKAGR